In Acidisarcina polymorpha, the DNA window GGAGATCTTCCAGATACGATCTGTAGTGTTCGGGAAACTGCGCCGCATTCGCCTCGTTGCAGGAGTAGTACTTCCCCCTCTCCGGCATTTGCATACGATCATGGCTCAGCACGAAGGCCCCAATGGTCGGGTCGAGGGTGAAGCCGTAGACGCCTCGGCCGGCGGTGTAGACGAGCATCGTCGACGGACCGTAAAGCACATACCCGGCCGCTACCTGGCAGTTGCCCGGTTGCAGGACCGAGTCAAGCCCGCTGGAGCGCTCGTCTTCTTTTCGTCTGTAGATCGAAAAAATTGTCCCGACATTTACGTTCACGTCGATGTTCGAGGAGCCATCGAGCGGATCGAAGACGATCACGTACTTCCCTTCGCCCGGCGGCCGGTCAAAGGTCACCGGCTCATCGTTTTCCTCCGAAACTAATGCCGCAACGCAGTCGCGGACACCGAGGCAGTGCAGCAGGGCTTCATTGGCGAAGACATCGAGCTTCTGCTGGGTCTCTCCCTGAATATTGGTCTGCCCGGCGGTGCCAACAATATTGCAAAGTCCGGCGCAGCGAATCTTCGCCTCAATCATCTTTGCGGCGAGCGTAAGCCCGGACAGCAGCCAGGAGAAATCGCCGGAAGCGTACGGAACCTCTCTTTGCTGATGAAGAATGTGCTGCTGAAACGTGGTGATCATCGATGGACCTCTTTTCGCCCGACTTACTTCATCTGCAGCGTACGTGAAAGAAACTCGAGCTCTCCTGGCGGATGAGGCGGTCATCCGGTACTGGGACGATAGCGCCTTATGCCCCTGGTATCAACTAGAACCAGTCCAAATCGGACGGGCGAACGCAGTGCTTCCCGAACCGGGAAGCACAAGAGCTTCATTGCCGGATGTTCTGGAAGGGCTGAACGCGACCGATCCAATGCGTCTGCCCGCCGGGAGGATTTCCCTGAACAACTCGACCGATTCGGATGACTCGCCTAGAATTAGAAGCCATGCCATTGACCACTCAACTGCTCGGCAAGCTGAATAAAGCCCTTGTCGACCGGAGCGTGAGGGAAGGATTTGCGCTTCTCGATCGGTCACGCAGGGATCTTGGTTCATTGACTGCCGGTAGCCCGCATGCGGTCGCCTATCTCTTGTGCATCGCGCAGTGGGTTGACCTCGGCTACCGCGATTTCGCCTACCTGGATGAGCTGTTCAGCCGCTTCGCTGATGTTCCTCGAGCTTCGATGCTGCTGGCCGATTACGTCCGGCTCCGTCTGGTGGAAGCACTCCGCGCCTTTGTCGCCGAAGATGTTGAACAGGCAATATCCATCTTCGGTTTTGTGCTGCAGGTCGAAGCGGGCATTGTCGAAGCCCACCTGGCGGTCGTCGCCCACTATTGGAAAGGACGAGCCCACCGCCGGCAGGGGCAATATGAGCTGGCCCTCCATCACATCGGGGAGGCGAAACGACTTGCCCAGGAGATGAACGCGCCAAAACTGGTCGCCGTCACTAAAATCCATGAGAGCTGGCTGCTCTTTCAACGGGGCCAACGCCGTGACGCTTTCCGCCTGCTGGATGAGGCCGAAGCAGAGTTGAAGTCGACCGGCCACGCCTTGTCGCTGGGCAATATCGAGTCCGCCCGAGGCAGGTTCGTCCGCCGTTCCGGGGAATATACGACGGCTATCGCTCATTTCGAGCGCGCTGTCGAGATCTATGCCGGGCATGTTCCCGAACATCCGAACCTGGCCCGGGCGCTGGTCAATGCCGCCTACGTGAAGCGGCTGATTGCGTTCGATCTGCGCCATCGTTCGCGTTCCGGGCGGGCCAAGGGTCCCGACCACGCGCGTTATCTCGAGGTCTGCCAGGAGGCTCTGGAGCTTCTGCGGCGCGCTGAAGACATCTACTCCCGCCAGCATCATCAGGCAGGCACCGGATCGGTGCTGGTGAATGCGGGCCACCTTCATCTGGATAGCGGAGACCTTGATCGTGCGGAGGACGAAGCCAAGAAGGCGTTTCTGCTGGGCGAGGAGAAGCAGGACCACATTCTGATGGCCAGGGCCCGGATCTTGCAGTCAGCCATCCAAAATGAGCGCGCCGAGGAACAGCTTGGGGAGTCGACCGATACCGCGATGCATGCCCACCTGGCACGCAACTTTGCTGAAGAAGCGATTGTGCTGGCCAAGTTGACCCAGAATAGCCGACTGCTGGCTGGCGCCTACGTAGCCCGGGCTTCCGCGGCCGCAAATGAGTTCTTCCAGGATTGGGAGACCGCGAAGCATTTCGCTGCATTGGCGGGCGAGAAGCTAGGCAAGGACGACCTCGACCATCTATCAAAGCAGCTCAGCTTATTGAAGACCCGTATTTTGAGGGCAACGGGCATTGATGAAATGCTCCGCGCCTGGTCCGAAGGCATCGTCGGCGACAAGACCTTCCAACAGGTGACCGAGGAATTCGCTGAACTGGTTATCCCCAAGGTGTGGGCCCGAGAGGGTCGCAAGATCGCCCGGGTCGCCGAGCAGCTCTCGATTTCGCCAAAGAAGGTGAGGAGGATTCTCAATAACCTGGATATGCTTCGTACCCCGTAGATATTCGGTCCCGCCGCGGGACGGGCGGCGAAGCCATAGTTCTGCCAGAGATGAAAAATCGCGTATCGTAAGGGATGGAAGATTTGCGCCTGCTCCAGGGCGGCAGAAATCCAACTGCGACGTGATGGCATGAATCAGACGATGACCGACGAAACTCTCGAAGCTCCAGCATTGAAGAGCCCCCACGAACACGAAACACCGCTGGAAGCCTTCGCATCGATCTGCGGCGTGCTGGTCATCGGGCTCTTCGCGCTCACTTTCATCTTCCAGAATTTTGAGATTCCTTCCTCTTCGATGGAGAAGACGCTGCTCATTGGCGACCACGTCCTGGTCGATCGGATCACGCTCGCGCCAAAAACCAGTTGGGCCCCGTTCATTCCTTATCGCAATGTCAAACGCGGCGATATCATCGTGTTTTTCAAGCCGGGCGAACCGGACCTCTACCTGGTCAAGCGGGTGGTCGGGACACCGGGCGACCATCTTCACCTGCGTAACGGGATTGTGTACCTCAACGGCCAACCGCAGAACGAACCGCTCGCCGACAAGCCCACTGATGCCAACTACTTCCCTTACCGGGATGATTTTCCTGCGATCGCGCCAAGTGACGCCAGCGACGTAACCGCCAGTTGGTCGGTCGAACTGCCGACCCATATTGAGGGCGAGAATCTGGTGGTTCCTCCCGGGCGCTACTTCGCCATGGGCGACAACCGCACGGTGAGCCTGGATAGCCGCTATTGGGGTTT includes these proteins:
- the fbp gene encoding class 1 fructose-bisphosphatase — translated: MITTFQQHILHQQREVPYASGDFSWLLSGLTLAAKMIEAKIRCAGLCNIVGTAGQTNIQGETQQKLDVFANEALLHCLGVRDCVAALVSEENDEPVTFDRPPGEGKYVIVFDPLDGSSNIDVNVNVGTIFSIYRRKEDERSSGLDSVLQPGNCQVAAGYVLYGPSTMLVYTAGRGVYGFTLDPTIGAFVLSHDRMQMPERGKYYSCNEANAAQFPEHYRSYLEDLRISKAGQEYSSRYIGSLVADFHRTLLKGGVFLYPPTAGHPEGKLRLLYEANPLALIAEQAGGLAINGDEAILNLQPRGIHQRTPLVVGGRSEVERFLDLIREPQLARAEVESL
- a CDS encoding tetratricopeptide repeat protein — its product is MPLTTQLLGKLNKALVDRSVREGFALLDRSRRDLGSLTAGSPHAVAYLLCIAQWVDLGYRDFAYLDELFSRFADVPRASMLLADYVRLRLVEALRAFVAEDVEQAISIFGFVLQVEAGIVEAHLAVVAHYWKGRAHRRQGQYELALHHIGEAKRLAQEMNAPKLVAVTKIHESWLLFQRGQRRDAFRLLDEAEAELKSTGHALSLGNIESARGRFVRRSGEYTTAIAHFERAVEIYAGHVPEHPNLARALVNAAYVKRLIAFDLRHRSRSGRAKGPDHARYLEVCQEALELLRRAEDIYSRQHHQAGTGSVLVNAGHLHLDSGDLDRAEDEAKKAFLLGEEKQDHILMARARILQSAIQNERAEEQLGESTDTAMHAHLARNFAEEAIVLAKLTQNSRLLAGAYVARASAAANEFFQDWETAKHFAALAGEKLGKDDLDHLSKQLSLLKTRILRATGIDEMLRAWSEGIVGDKTFQQVTEEFAELVIPKVWAREGRKIARVAEQLSISPKKVRRILNNLDMLRTP
- the lepB gene encoding signal peptidase I, yielding MTDETLEAPALKSPHEHETPLEAFASICGVLVIGLFALTFIFQNFEIPSSSMEKTLLIGDHVLVDRITLAPKTSWAPFIPYRNVKRGDIIVFFKPGEPDLYLVKRVVGTPGDHLHLRNGIVYLNGQPQNEPLADKPTDANYFPYRDDFPAIAPSDASDVTASWSVELPTHIEGENLVVPPGRYFAMGDNRTVSLDSRYWGFVPRENIVGRPLFVYWSFIQSGDQYEKTSLADRASFLVHTIIHFFDQTRWKRTMHLVK